In one window of Poriferisphaera corsica DNA:
- a CDS encoding HNH endonuclease, which translates to MPQVFLCNNPGCGARLQVRGWCDRHTKQGEQQATQRHKEYDDNRRNKEAADFYHSKEWREVRVKALRRDNHLCKQCEKAGKLTPATIVHHVLEARERPDLRTHLPNLESVCAACHNRLHGREKRSRKGEGG; encoded by the coding sequence ATGCCTCAGGTCTTTCTTTGTAACAACCCGGGTTGTGGCGCACGCTTACAGGTGCGCGGGTGGTGTGACAGACACACCAAGCAGGGCGAACAACAGGCGACTCAACGACACAAAGAATACGACGACAATCGCCGCAACAAAGAAGCTGCTGACTTCTACCACTCGAAAGAATGGAGGGAGGTTAGGGTTAAGGCATTGAGGCGAGACAATCATCTTTGTAAGCAATGCGAGAAGGCGGGGAAGCTCACCCCCGCTACGATCGTCCACCACGTCCTAGAAGCCCGCGAGCGTCCAGACCTACGTACGCATCTGCCAAACCTCGAAAGCGTCTGCGCGGCCTGTCACAACCGGCTACATGGACGTGAGAAGCGCAGCAGGAAAGGGGAGGGGGGTTAG
- a CDS encoding terminase large subunit — MLDLRKKYIDPLIQPSSVSDAKLAAMYYYDPAAADKVVDFIQAECKHIKAEFKGKPFILAPWQIDVIHVIFGIKHIESGFRRFTEVFMHIGKKQGKSLFAAALMWYMLCADGEGGAEVYSVANNENQASRTVFDVMRQMGKASCGISERCRIDKKKIYYQTATADNFAEVLAANHTTIDGCNPHMQSVDETHLYPSHQKKLLRLIRQLPVARNQPLTLYTTTAGEDKTGPGYDLYQEACGVRDGLIKKDYFLSIIYEVAEDDDIFDPANWPKANPNYGVIIKHQRYLEKAEAAKTSATEELDFRRYYCNQWTDTATSWLSSADWTECRSESFDDDLLIGRPAYSAFDLAKIGDWNSFVIVFLPTDEDPFYRVKSWFWLPEEDIASREGKDGIGYRALEKMGDLRFSGERFVDHTQIGTDIVEIMQHYKLDEVGFDINWSHPVQIELEAAGLIFIPLKQAKFLSNGYREMEKLVGEHRFAHDNNELMNRCIINAKAKTNSYNDLWIDKDESKKKKKVDGAVCLGMCCELIHRNNCEPKNSKEYTPVQMALV, encoded by the coding sequence ATGTTGGATTTACGCAAAAAATATATAGATCCCTTGATCCAGCCGAGCAGTGTTTCTGACGCGAAGCTTGCGGCGATGTACTACTACGATCCCGCTGCTGCCGACAAAGTCGTCGATTTCATTCAGGCAGAATGTAAACACATCAAAGCCGAATTTAAAGGTAAGCCGTTCATCCTTGCGCCGTGGCAGATTGATGTTATCCATGTCATTTTCGGTATCAAACACATCGAATCTGGGTTCCGTAGATTTACCGAAGTCTTCATGCATATCGGCAAGAAGCAAGGTAAGTCATTGTTTGCCGCAGCTCTAATGTGGTACATGCTGTGCGCTGATGGTGAGGGCGGCGCGGAAGTGTACTCCGTAGCGAACAATGAAAATCAGGCTAGCCGAACGGTGTTTGACGTGATGCGACAAATGGGCAAGGCATCATGTGGCATCAGTGAACGCTGCCGAATCGATAAAAAGAAAATTTATTACCAGACAGCAACCGCCGACAATTTCGCAGAGGTACTTGCGGCCAACCACACAACGATTGACGGTTGCAATCCTCATATGCAAAGTGTAGACGAAACACACTTATATCCTTCTCATCAAAAAAAGTTACTGCGATTAATCAGACAATTGCCAGTTGCGAGAAATCAGCCCCTCACGCTCTACACGACAACCGCGGGAGAGGATAAGACAGGGCCGGGCTATGATCTTTATCAAGAAGCTTGCGGAGTGAGAGATGGCTTGATCAAGAAAGATTACTTCCTATCCATCATCTATGAAGTTGCTGAGGATGATGATATTTTCGATCCCGCCAATTGGCCAAAGGCCAACCCCAACTACGGGGTCATTATCAAGCACCAGCGTTATCTAGAAAAAGCAGAGGCGGCGAAAACATCAGCTACCGAAGAATTAGACTTTCGTCGTTATTACTGCAATCAATGGACTGATACCGCGACAAGCTGGCTTTCGTCCGCGGATTGGACGGAGTGCAGATCCGAGTCATTCGATGATGATTTATTGATTGGAAGGCCGGCGTATTCCGCTTTTGACTTGGCCAAAATTGGGGACTGGAATTCATTTGTAATTGTGTTTCTGCCTACTGATGAAGATCCGTTTTATCGAGTCAAATCATGGTTCTGGCTACCAGAAGAAGATATTGCAAGTCGTGAGGGGAAGGATGGTATTGGCTACCGTGCCCTTGAAAAAATGGGTGATTTGCGGTTTAGCGGTGAGAGATTTGTTGACCATACGCAAATTGGTACAGACATAGTCGAGATAATGCAGCATTACAAACTAGATGAAGTTGGGTTTGATATTAATTGGTCACATCCGGTTCAGATTGAGCTTGAAGCGGCGGGTTTGATCTTTATTCCCTTGAAGCAAGCCAAATTCCTCAGCAATGGTTACAGGGAAATGGAAAAGCTTGTCGGTGAGCATCGGTTTGCACACGACAATAACGAATTAATGAACCGCTGCATAATCAATGCTAAAGCGAAAACGAATAGTTATAACGATTTGTGGATTGATAAAGATGAGAGTAAAAAAAAGAAGAAAGTTGATGGGGCGGTTTGCTTAGGAATGTGCTGTGAGTTGATTCATCGCAATAACTGCGAACCCAAAAACAGTAAAGAATATACTCCTGTTCAAATGGCACTCGTTTAA
- a CDS encoding HK97 gp10 family phage protein: MEFDIQPDSKEFRRMMGQLDLDAKQMRRINSAGGRAAGNVVKKVMKSESPSDTKTLEKSWHVQLKYDRKTESVTVKVRPNPKKRFAKGGKKRYPAYTAHFADKGFRHWKSKRMVKGNGAYDKAWRRNQSKINSELRAGRLKSIKREIEKNV, encoded by the coding sequence ATGGAATTCGATATTCAACCTGACAGCAAAGAGTTTAGGCGGATGATGGGGCAGCTTGATTTAGACGCGAAGCAAATGAGACGTATTAACTCAGCAGGTGGCAGAGCAGCCGGAAACGTGGTTAAAAAGGTGATGAAGTCGGAGTCACCTAGCGACACGAAGACGCTGGAAAAATCGTGGCACGTCCAATTGAAGTACGACAGAAAAACCGAATCCGTAACGGTCAAGGTACGCCCAAATCCTAAAAAGCGCTTCGCAAAGGGCGGTAAGAAACGATACCCAGCCTATACCGCTCATTTTGCAGACAAAGGTTTTAGACACTGGAAATCAAAGCGAATGGTTAAAGGGAATGGCGCCTATGACAAGGCGTGGCGACGAAATCAGTCCAAAATAAACAGCGAATTGCGAGCTGGTAGATTGAAGTCAATTAAACGGGAAATCGAAAAGAATGTTTGA
- a CDS encoding phage portal protein, producing MDDNRVVEYVLSQIQRNIHVTVDEKSTLSLDVVESGIEAMSSPHETLPLHVYEKQSGRSVVINHQLDTLLNYPTPILTRQHFVRAMNTDLVLHGNAFAEIVRSGNKIVMLNQIDSKWFGDIKFDSKTKQHIYIFKIGDNTASKKIWHKDIIHLRWNPRGSLGIGEGLLKRGEEDLRLNLGLRQFLKNKVGDGFSDRVTASHSKEMQSDEVQQVREIMKKYRDDRDKIPVLDERVKIDRTESSLKDNVIDVLLSSSEKRLANRFKFPLHYFNIFAGNASYNSLEIETNRYKNKLIPWGKIWCGELGLKLLTPTERRTHSIRYNYDALVRVNLKDQVEVLEKQLNNGILTQNEVRGMMNQPSVGASGDIMRSPLNIGYADERGLSGELLKSEVERFARRETNAIAKKFKSGKHYEVMDEKTKATSQHQLYEVLRQFEPTHRFDAKKISEQAIYETPLADFDTENQAKYMIARWSQILQLIKNNNKENT from the coding sequence ATGGATGATAACAGAGTTGTCGAATATGTACTCAGCCAAATTCAGCGCAATATCCACGTTACAGTAGATGAAAAATCAACGCTTTCGTTAGATGTTGTTGAATCTGGAATCGAGGCTATGAGTTCCCCTCATGAGACGCTACCGCTACATGTTTATGAGAAACAAAGCGGCCGTTCTGTTGTTATTAACCATCAACTCGACACCTTACTCAACTACCCTACGCCCATCCTGACTCGCCAGCACTTCGTTAGGGCTATGAATACGGATCTTGTTTTACACGGTAATGCTTTTGCCGAGATCGTACGTTCGGGCAATAAAATTGTGATGCTGAATCAGATTGATTCGAAATGGTTTGGTGATATAAAATTTGATTCAAAAACCAAACAGCATATTTATATCTTCAAAATTGGCGACAATACTGCATCAAAGAAAATTTGGCATAAGGATATTATACACCTGCGATGGAATCCTCGCGGTTCTTTAGGGATTGGGGAGGGTTTGCTAAAACGCGGTGAAGAAGACTTGAGGTTAAATTTGGGCCTCAGGCAGTTCCTTAAAAACAAGGTTGGTGATGGTTTTTCTGATCGTGTTACAGCTTCACATTCAAAGGAAATGCAATCCGATGAGGTTCAGCAGGTTCGTGAGATTATGAAGAAGTATCGCGATGATCGTGACAAAATCCCAGTACTTGATGAACGCGTTAAGATCGATCGGACAGAATCATCATTAAAAGATAATGTGATTGATGTATTACTTTCATCGTCAGAAAAGCGCCTTGCTAATCGTTTTAAATTTCCCCTTCATTATTTTAATATTTTTGCGGGCAACGCTTCATATAACTCACTTGAAATTGAAACGAATCGTTACAAAAATAAGCTAATACCGTGGGGTAAAATTTGGTGCGGTGAACTTGGCTTAAAACTTCTCACGCCTACCGAAAGACGCACTCACTCTATTCGTTACAACTATGACGCATTAGTCCGTGTCAATCTGAAGGATCAGGTTGAGGTTTTAGAAAAGCAATTAAACAACGGTATTCTCACGCAAAATGAGGTCCGGGGAATGATGAATCAGCCTAGCGTCGGGGCGTCCGGGGACATAATGCGAAGCCCGCTTAATATTGGCTACGCGGACGAGAGAGGATTGTCTGGGGAGTTACTAAAAAGTGAAGTTGAACGGTTCGCGCGTCGTGAAACAAACGCCATAGCCAAGAAATTCAAGAGCGGGAAACACTACGAAGTGATGGATGAGAAGACGAAGGCGACCTCGCAACATCAGCTTTACGAAGTATTACGGCAATTTGAGCCAACACATCGTTTTGATGCAAAAAAGATTTCTGAACAGGCAATATATGAGACGCCGTTGGCTGATTTCGACACAGAAAACCAAGCTAAATACATGATAGCGCGTTGGTCGCAAATTCTGCAACTAATTAAAAACAACAATAAAGAGAACACTTGA
- a CDS encoding phage tail tape measure protein — protein MAGGRTTYYINGDDKGFTKAVDRSRKKAEGFGGSMKRMGGKFKAVAGGPLKLAAVGIAAVGAAGFAAVAGLGALASAQAGVIDRMSKMSDTVGVSTEFYSAINRQASEAGVETGKLEGAMKKFAISMGDMPRKAAEFEKLGLSISSLEQMNPEEQYRAVTTAIDEMGSAAEQAAVANKLFGGAGVEMLRMFRQGEGSIDAYIEKQEILGESFTRLAGAQVEGMNDSLDTLKAAFSGVGKQIAIKVAPYVTYLADEVVRFITESGGIKTIVGKGFEYVGKTISGVTRVVDVLRGAFYGVRAVVFSVIGYGLKGIVWLQEKIFSFTRKVIEPLLNKLGGFLGLDGVGDIFGDVADKTFDAVNIFADDLVSIASDAGKKSSDSFSSAWNGRTFDELSVKAIEIEESSIKAAQATVENAEKMAKFQKEAQKSSQKITDESSKQTKELDKQIEKSEKKRYASIMGFGANARLQASQRLDIVNQTKKDQAAEETKKLHDTVGKLARKVEAAFGVDPSELDLA, from the coding sequence ATGGCCGGTGGACGTACCACATATTACATTAATGGTGATGATAAAGGCTTCACGAAAGCCGTAGACCGCTCACGCAAGAAAGCTGAGGGGTTTGGTGGCTCTATGAAACGCATGGGGGGCAAGTTTAAGGCCGTCGCTGGCGGGCCTCTCAAGCTCGCCGCTGTCGGTATTGCGGCAGTTGGCGCGGCAGGCTTCGCGGCTGTTGCGGGGTTGGGCGCGTTGGCGAGCGCACAGGCGGGCGTAATCGACCGTATGAGTAAGATGAGCGATACTGTCGGTGTATCGACTGAATTTTACTCTGCGATAAATAGGCAAGCATCTGAGGCGGGTGTTGAAACTGGCAAGCTAGAGGGGGCTATGAAAAAGTTTGCTATTTCAATGGGAGACATGCCCAGAAAAGCCGCCGAATTTGAAAAACTTGGTTTGTCAATCAGCTCGCTCGAACAAATGAACCCCGAAGAACAGTATAGAGCCGTTACAACAGCTATCGACGAGATGGGTTCAGCAGCAGAGCAGGCCGCGGTTGCGAATAAGTTGTTTGGTGGGGCCGGCGTCGAAATGCTACGGATGTTCAGGCAGGGGGAGGGGAGTATTGACGCCTACATCGAGAAGCAAGAAATCCTCGGCGAATCATTTACACGATTAGCAGGCGCACAAGTCGAGGGAATGAACGATTCGCTTGATACCCTTAAGGCGGCATTTTCAGGTGTAGGTAAGCAGATTGCGATCAAGGTCGCGCCGTATGTTACATATCTTGCTGATGAAGTAGTGCGTTTCATCACCGAAAGCGGCGGTATTAAAACTATTGTTGGTAAAGGTTTCGAATATGTGGGCAAGACCATCAGCGGTGTAACTCGCGTCGTGGATGTGTTGCGGGGAGCCTTTTATGGAGTGAGAGCGGTTGTGTTTTCAGTGATTGGGTATGGGTTAAAAGGTATTGTATGGTTACAAGAGAAAATCTTTTCATTTACTAGAAAAGTTATTGAACCGCTTCTTAATAAACTTGGAGGTTTTCTAGGCTTAGATGGTGTTGGTGATATTTTCGGGGACGTGGCGGATAAGACCTTCGATGCGGTGAATATTTTTGCTGATGATCTTGTTTCTATTGCGTCCGACGCTGGTAAAAAATCATCCGATTCATTTTCATCAGCATGGAATGGTCGTACTTTTGATGAACTGAGTGTAAAAGCAATCGAGATCGAGGAATCATCCATCAAGGCTGCTCAAGCAACAGTTGAGAATGCTGAAAAAATGGCGAAGTTTCAAAAGGAAGCGCAAAAATCCTCACAAAAAATAACAGACGAATCGAGCAAACAGACAAAAGAACTCGATAAACAAATCGAAAAATCCGAAAAAAAACGTTATGCGAGCATAATGGGGTTCGGTGCTAATGCTAGACTCCAAGCTTCTCAGCGGCTAGATATAGTTAATCAAACAAAGAAAGATCAAGCTGCAGAAGAAACAAAGAAATTACATGACACTGTTGGGAAGCTCGCCCGAAAGGTTGAGGCGGCATTTGGTGTTGATCCTTCTGAACTTGATTTAGCGTAG
- a CDS encoding DUF3168 domain-containing protein — MFEDLIQKFLLESQTITQKVTKRVYTSPPRGNLTFPCIIIDGVSAKLKNNGRSSNRTGACEISVVASTKNGAHLIRKLIMKHILSFDPSINDDDIRLNSLYLSDEGYSVEVSEKSVEITINALTTFTEEL, encoded by the coding sequence ATGTTTGAAGATTTGATTCAAAAGTTCTTGCTGGAAAGTCAGACAATTACTCAAAAGGTGACAAAGAGAGTTTACACTTCACCACCCAGAGGTAATCTGACATTCCCTTGCATTATCATTGATGGTGTTTCTGCAAAACTGAAAAACAACGGGCGATCTTCTAACAGAACTGGAGCTTGCGAAATAAGTGTTGTGGCCTCTACAAAAAACGGAGCGCATCTTATACGTAAGTTGATTATGAAACACATTCTTTCTTTCGATCCGTCTATTAATGATGATGACATACGTTTGAATTCGCTTTACCTATCTGATGAGGGTTACAGCGTAGAAGTAAGTGAAAAATCGGTCGAGATTACGATTAATGCCTTGACCACATTTACAGAGGAATTGTAA
- a CDS encoding head-tail connector protein, translating to MLQDFITIENNHANTLAVSLDQIKQQCDVYIDEIDELFTRYLLTSQKVYEETTNDILFTRKISCIETKPERSNMLTIGPIQSIDSVYAVNSSFGETLIDPDRYTSYEGKKTLLQVKSYVPWRLKFNLTVGYASIEEIPLTAIQAIILRASTMYQYRGDIAENNPGKRASDLLMNHTSRKRGRFE from the coding sequence ATGCTTCAAGATTTCATCACAATCGAAAATAATCACGCAAATACGCTTGCCGTGTCACTAGATCAGATTAAGCAGCAGTGTGATGTTTACATTGATGAAATCGATGAATTGTTTACACGTTACCTGCTCACAAGCCAAAAAGTTTACGAAGAAACCACGAACGATATTCTTTTCACACGTAAAATTTCGTGTATCGAAACGAAACCAGAGCGTAGCAATATGCTTACGATCGGGCCTATCCAATCGATAGATTCAGTTTATGCTGTTAATTCAAGCTTTGGTGAAACGCTTATTGATCCAGATAGATACACGTCTTATGAAGGCAAAAAGACGCTTTTACAAGTCAAATCTTACGTGCCGTGGCGTTTGAAATTCAATCTCACAGTTGGCTATGCCTCAATTGAGGAAATACCCCTCACGGCAATCCAAGCGATCATCTTACGCGCAAGTACGATGTATCAATACCGGGGCGATATAGCTGAAAATAATCCCGGTAAACGTGCTTCCGACTTGCTCATGAATCATACATCTCGTAAACGCGGGAGGTTTGAATGA
- a CDS encoding HK97 family phage prohead protease: MDNTVLITRSIQTGDKGRIFGLAIPYESPSRRVTTKFDRENEYYETIKRGAFDDSFKGDFDVPLCINHDLSREIMRSSNPNLKIEVKEDGVYVDCQLDLTDPEHKVIYDDVQRGEYEGFSFNGGVRYKDRDAEEREVVGGHVREISLVTKAAYPATYAAARSADSGELAEANNKIKALETDVASLKVQVNNIKAYLKA; encoded by the coding sequence ATGGATAACACTGTACTGATTACGCGTTCAATTCAAACCGGCGATAAGGGACGAATTTTTGGATTAGCAATACCTTATGAGTCACCATCTCGGCGGGTTACTACAAAATTTGATCGTGAGAATGAGTATTACGAGACGATTAAACGTGGTGCTTTTGATGATTCATTTAAGGGTGATTTTGATGTTCCCTTGTGTATCAATCATGACCTATCGCGGGAAATCATGCGATCATCAAATCCAAACCTAAAAATCGAAGTTAAAGAAGATGGGGTTTATGTCGATTGCCAGCTTGACCTGACCGACCCAGAACACAAGGTTATCTACGACGACGTTCAGAGAGGGGAATATGAGGGATTCTCATTTAACGGCGGCGTGCGATACAAAGACAGAGACGCCGAGGAGCGAGAAGTTGTCGGAGGCCATGTGCGTGAAATCTCACTTGTGACCAAAGCGGCATATCCTGCTACTTACGCGGCAGCAAGATCAGCCGATAGTGGCGAGCTTGCAGAAGCTAACAACAAAATAAAAGCACTTGAGACGGATGTTGCGTCTCTTAAAGTGCAGGTCAATAACATCAAAGCGTACCTGAAAGCATGA